Proteins from a single region of Ananas comosus cultivar F153 linkage group 3, ASM154086v1, whole genome shotgun sequence:
- the LOC109708291 gene encoding mucin-5AC-like isoform X3, with product MKADIASLVHSERTSHDLEEMEHCVNIAVKASVPGLNTGKNLVHENSSEIRMSDCSVAGKKRTRVCWSPIPEEVGSKEASENFASISSEELEEGEIRENLNDTGCSEHLDSPNMIHQEVEPCENELLRKRIEEVYSGRLEELLWQQKAELKEYKIMRRKQHRELIRKYYLDVDQIHAKCVAQTARNRKRKLLKRKFKNLRKVFRRHMKLQFRKFVVMQIEARNREKKIMECWMEKANSGTLEQSFDELPLSETGFKLRKFKFHEPCESGCSEELSGSAESFEEGMLFDQEESDSQSGYKSFVEFYGPVEPDYGTSATFQPVGEDNSIPLVGGAEEVMGTTASQPNDTQMLESPEASEKTQISQPNDTQMLESPEASEKTQISQPNDTQMLESPEASEKTPTSQPNDTQMLESPEASEKTPVSQANDTEILSETSEPDSRLFTTTQRSGEENMHQASETPVSRSNKTNAELKEYEDVNHNSPGVVEVGKENGSTSPNCASVPDACSHRRKEILLFGHVLGSAGCHQPASSSDQLPPSNNLTSATNAHLITPEAGSTDKRPENQIENSLQFAELLSQIPMVATATRLEQQYQRPLRTTINPQQPTAVIPPARAESEYLGLSDVLLRPQEGSSTNVLQTEMIMLTNLNSLIAQRHEHKTLQLQSACEAEIAKVRQEYNGLMHDAEAEFTKCKKNLEMICDKICQHQILTKEIQEILRKNIVNISDATTGSGLSSLQQSTTESQMQVTQCPASIPIMPSTTTLPMPNMDLSSSPPPLQLQQHFGPSSTVPSPMASALPNMGPTSSPSPLQSQLRSGPSSTLPSTTALSVDSVPNASPSSSQAPLQLQQVLGPSSTLPSTTVSALPNMVPSSSPTQLRLFQHSGLSSTSPSTAASLLPNTGRSWSPTFQLQQRSGEPPTAALWLPNPAPSSSSTPLQSQQLSGPSSTLPSTVAPLLPNTGVSSIPTPLQLQQFSGPSSTLPSTMASSLPDMVPSSRPTPSRLRRRSGPLSTLPSTMALPLSNIDPSSSQTSRRLRQRSGPSSTFPSTTDLPLPNVAPFSSPTLLQAQRLSGPLSALPSTMPSLPNMGLSSSLTPPQLQQLSGLSSTLTSTTASLLPNMGPFSIQTGQLLAASPSVQPISEAQLFAAVFNSQMRAHPNVMLSAGGVIIRAPAPHLHPSRPLPSQDFRHLRHSPN from the exons ATGAAAGCAG ATATTGCTAGCTTGGTGCATTCAGAGAGAACATCGCATGACTTGGAAGAAATGGAACATTGTGTAAATATAGCGGTTAAAGCATCTGTACCGGGGCTCAATACTGGTAAAAACCTAGTGCATGAAAACTCTTCAGAGATTAGAATGTCCGATTGTTCAGTAGCAGGAAAAAAGAGGACTAGAGTGTGTTGGTCTCCCATCCCTGAAGAGGTTGGTTCTAAAGAAGCTAGCGAGAACTTCGCATCCATTTCTAGTGAGGAACTAGAAGAAGGAGAAATCAGAGAGAATCTTAATGATACTGGATGCTCTGAACATCTGGACAGTCCTAATATGATTCACCAGGAAGTTGAGCCATGCGAGAATGAGCTCTTGAGGAAAAGAATTGAGGAGGTCTATTCAGGAAGGTTAGAAGAGCTCCTTTGGCAACAAAAAGCGGAACTAAAAGAGTATAAAATTATGAGACGGAAACAACATAGGGAgttaattagaaaatattatttggatGTGGatcaaattcatgctaagtgtGTTGCTCAGACAGCCAGGAATCGCAAGAGGAAATTACTGAAGCGAAAATTTAAGAATCTGCGGAAGGTTTTTCGTCGGCATATGAAGTTGCAGTTTAGAAAATTTGTAGTAATGCAGATAGAAGCCAGAAACAGGGAAAAGAAGATTATGGAATGCTGGATGGAGAAAGCTAATTCTGGCACTCTTGAACAATCTTTTGATGAACTTCCTTTGTCAGAAACTGGATTCAAGCTGAGGAAATTCAAGTTTCATGAACCGTGTGAAAGTGGTTGTTCTGAAGAACTTAGCGGATCAGCAGAATCATTTGAAGAAGGCATGCTTTTCGACCAGGAAGAGTCAGATTCTCAATCAGGTTACAAAAGTTTTGTGGAGTTCTATGGACCGGTCGAACCAGATTATGGTACTTCGGCAACATTTCAGCCTGTAGGGGAAGATAACTCCATTCCTTTAGTTGGTGGGGCTGAAGAGGTCATGGGAACTACAGCTTCTCAGCCAAATGACACACAGATGTTGGAGTCACCTGAAGCAAGcgaaaaaactcaaatttctcAGCCAAATGACACACAGATGTTGGAGTCACCTGAAGCAAGcgaaaaaactcaaatttctcAGCCAAATGACACACAGATGTTAGAGTCGCCTGAAGCAAGTGAAAAAACTCCAACTTCTCAGCCAAATGACACGCAGATGTTGGAGTCGCCTGAAGCAAGTGAAAAAACTCCAGTTTCTCAGGCAAATGACACAGAAATATTGTCCGAAACGAGTGAGCCAGATTCTAGGTTATTTACAACAACCCAACGAAGTGGGGAAGAAAACATGCATCAAGCGTCCGAAACTCCCGTTTCTCGGTCTAATAAAACAAATGCTGAATTAAAGGAGTATGAGGATGTGAATCATAATTCACCAGGAGTGGTTGAAGTTGGAAAGGAGAACGGAAGTACGAGTCCTAATTGTGCTTCTGTGCCAGATGCATGTTCCCACAGACGCAAAGAGATTCTTCTTTTTGGTCATGTTCTGGGTAGTGCCGGATGTCATCAACCTGCATCATCATCTGATCAG CTTCCTCCATCTAATAACCTAACCTCAGCTACAAATGCTCACCTAATCACACCTGAAGCTGGAAGTACTGATAAAAGGCCagagaatcaaatagaaaacTCCTTGCAATTTGCAGAGTTGTTGAGTCAAATTCCTATGGTAGCCACAGCTACTCGTCTTGAGCAACAATATCAGCGCCCTCTGCGAACAACTATTAATCCACAACAACCAACTGCTGTTATACCACCAGCAAGAGCAGAGTCGGAATATCTCGGGCTCTCCGATGTTCTACTTCGACCTCAAGAAGGGTCTTCTACTAATGTGCTGCAAACTGAGATGATAATGTTAACGAACTTAAATAGCTTGATTGCCCAGAGGCATGAACATAAG ACTCTACAACTTCAATCAGCATGCGAGGCGGAGATAGCTAAGGTAAGACAAGAGTATAATGGACTGATGCATGACGCTGAGGCAGAATTCACAAAGTGCAAAAAGAATCTTGAGATGATTTGTGACAAAATTTGCCAGCATCAGATTTTAACTAAGGAAATCCAGGAAATACTTCGTAAAAACATAGTGAACATCTCAGATGCTACTACAG GTTCAGGTTTGAGCTCTCTGCAGCAATCTACTACCGAATCGCAGATGCAAGTCACACAATGTCCAGCATCTATACCAATCATGCCTTCTACAACGACATTGCCAATGCCCAACATGGACCTATCTTCGAGCCCACCTCCACTTCAATTACAACAGCACTTTGGCCCATCATCGACTGTGCCTTCTCCAATGGCTTCGGCACTACCCAACATGGGCCCAACTTCGAGCCCAAGTCCACTTCAATCACAACTGCGCTCAGGCCCATCATCGACCTTGCCTTCTACGACGGCTTTGTCAGTAGACTCAGTACCCAATGCTAGCCCATCTTCGAGCCAAGCTCCACTTCAATTACAACAGGTCTTGGGCCCATCATCAACCTTGCCTTCTACAACGGTGTCGGCGCTACCCAACATGGTCCCATCGTCCAGCCCAACGCAGCTTCGATTATTTCAGCACTCAGGCCTATCGTCGACCTCGCCTTCTACGGCAGCTTCGTTGCTACCCAACACGGGCCGATCATGGAGCCCAACATTTCAATTACAACAGCGCTCAGGCGAGCCTCCTACAGCAG CTTTGTGGCTACCCAACCCGGCCCCATCTTCGAGCTCAACTCCCCTTCAATCACAACAGCTCTCAGGCCCATCGTCGACTTTGCCTTCTACAGTGGCTCCATTGCTGCCCAACACAGGCGTATCTTCGATCCCAACTCCACTTCAATTACAACAGTTCTCGGGCCCATCATCAACCTTGCCTTCAACAATGGCTTCGTCGCTACCGGACATGGTCCCATCTTCGAGACCAACTCCATCTCGATTACGACGGCGCTCGGGCCCATTGTCAACTTTGCCTTCTACAATGGCTTTGCCGCTATCCAACATAGACCCATCTTCTAGCCAAACTTCGCGTCGATTACGACAGCGCTCAGGCCCATCGTCGACGTTTCCTTCTACAACGGATTTGCCGCTACCGAACGTTGCCCCATTTTCAAGCCCAACTTTACTTCAAGCACAACGGCTTTCAGGCCCATTGTCGGCCTTGCCTTCTACAATGCCTTCGTTACCCAACATGGGCTTATCGTCGAGCTTAACTCCACCACAATTACAACAGCTCTCAGGCCTATCATCGACCTTGACTTCTACAACAGCTTCATTGCTACCCAACATGGGCCCATTTTCGATCCAAACTGGCCAATTGTTGGCTGCATCTCCTTCGGTCCAACCGATATCAGAGGCCCAGCTCTTTGCCGCAGTCTTCAATAGCCAAATGAGAGCCCACCCTAATGTGATGCTTTCTGCAGGTGGAGTGATTATTCGTGCTCCGGCACCTCATCTTCACCCCTCAAGGCCTTTGCCATCGCAGGATTTTCGTCATTTGCGGCATTCCCCAAATTGA
- the LOC109708291 gene encoding mucin-5AC-like isoform X2, with translation MNRRPEYVATSAVYGRHGGPGSPVHATTTPVTGSAVEECKASGGRFGHFVRPPHTPPCIMCFVVRGNRSFIAFVLFSFFFLIFFSVSSPLLTLPTQSPCNAQTLARSPRLRPLLAILKRRFLSQMCSTVESVLLKPPNSWSVLPRAVPDKTHMHESRLEASFSYNELEKGEFRVNQSFMPGEDIASLVHSERTSHDLEEMEHCVNIAVKASVPGLNTGKNLVHENSSEIRMSDCSVAGKKRTRVCWSPIPEEVGSKEASENFASISSEELEEGEIRENLNDTGCSEHLDSPNMIHQEVEPCENELLRKRIEEVYSGRLEELLWQQKAELKEYKIMRRKQHRELIRKYYLDVDQIHAKCVAQTARNRKRKLLKRKFKNLRKVFRRHMKLQFRKFVVMQIEARNREKKIMECWMEKANSGTLEQSFDELPLSETGFKLRKFKFHEPCESGCSEELSGSAESFEEGMLFDQEESDSQSGYKSFVEFYGPVEPDYGTSATFQPVGEDNSIPLVGGAEEVMGTTASQPNDTQMLESPEASEKTQISQPNDTQMLESPEASEKTPTSQPNDTQMLESPEASEKTPVSQANDTEILSETSEPDSRLFTTTQRSGEENMHQASETPVSRSNKTNAELKEYEDVNHNSPGVVEVGKENGSTSPNCASVPDACSHRRKEILLFGHVLGSAGCHQPASSSDQLPPSNNLTSATNAHLITPEAGSTDKRPENQIENSLQFAELLSQIPMVATATRLEQQYQRPLRTTINPQQPTAVIPPARAESEYLGLSDVLLRPQEGSSTNVLQTEMIMLTNLNSLIAQRHEHKTLQLQSACEAEIAKVRQEYNGLMHDAEAEFTKCKKNLEMICDKICQHQILTKEIQEILRKNIVNISDATTGSGLSSLQQSTTESQMQVTQCPASIPIMPSTTTLPMPNMDLSSSPPPLQLQQHFGPSSTVPSPMASALPNMGPTSSPSPLQSQLRSGPSSTLPSTTALSVDSVPNASPSSSQAPLQLQQVLGPSSTLPSTTVSALPNMVPSSSPTQLRLFQHSGLSSTSPSTAASLLPNTGRSWSPTFQLQQRSGEPPTAALWLPNPAPSSSSTPLQSQQLSGPSSTLPSTVAPLLPNTGVSSIPTPLQLQQFSGPSSTLPSTMASSLPDMVPSSRPTPSRLRRRSGPLSTLPSTMALPLSNIDPSSSQTSRRLRQRSGPSSTFPSTTDLPLPNVAPFSSPTLLQAQRLSGPLSALPSTMPSLPNMGLSSSLTPPQLQQLSGLSSTLTSTTASLLPNMGPFSIQTGQLLAASPSVQPISEAQLFAAVFNSQMRAHPNVMLSAGGVIIRAPAPHLHPSRPLPSQDFRHLRHSPN, from the exons ATGAACCGCAGACCAGAGTACGTCGCCACGTCGGCTGTCTACGGGAGGCATGGCGGACCGGGTTCACCGGTCCACGCAACAACAACGCCTGTCACGGGGTCCGCTGTAGAGGAATGTAAAGCGAGTGGGGGGCGGTTTGGTCATTTCGTTCGCCCCCCTCACACGCCACCTTGTATTATGTGCTTCGTAGTTCGGGGTAACCGTAGCTTCATCGCTTTCGttctgttctcttttttttttttaatttttttttctgtctcaTCCCCATTGCTCACACTCCCCACGCAAAGCCCATGTAACGCACAAACCCTAGCGCGATCCCCTCGTCTCCGACCCCTCCTCGCT ATATTGAAGAGAAGATTTCTCTCTCAAATGTGTTCCACAGTGGAATCTGTTCTGCTTAAACCTCCAAATAGCTGGTCAGTTTTGCCAAGAGCAGTTCCAGATAAAACTCACATGCATGAAAGCAGGTTAGAGGCATCATTTTCTTATAATGAACTTGAAAAAGGTGAATTTAGAGTTAATCAGTCATTTATGCCTGGTGAAGATATTGCTAGCTTGGTGCATTCAGAGAGAACATCGCATGACTTGGAAGAAATGGAACATTGTGTAAATATAGCGGTTAAAGCATCTGTACCGGGGCTCAATACTGGTAAAAACCTAGTGCATGAAAACTCTTCAGAGATTAGAATGTCCGATTGTTCAGTAGCAGGAAAAAAGAGGACTAGAGTGTGTTGGTCTCCCATCCCTGAAGAGGTTGGTTCTAAAGAAGCTAGCGAGAACTTCGCATCCATTTCTAGTGAGGAACTAGAAGAAGGAGAAATCAGAGAGAATCTTAATGATACTGGATGCTCTGAACATCTGGACAGTCCTAATATGATTCACCAGGAAGTTGAGCCATGCGAGAATGAGCTCTTGAGGAAAAGAATTGAGGAGGTCTATTCAGGAAGGTTAGAAGAGCTCCTTTGGCAACAAAAAGCGGAACTAAAAGAGTATAAAATTATGAGACGGAAACAACATAGGGAgttaattagaaaatattatttggatGTGGatcaaattcatgctaagtgtGTTGCTCAGACAGCCAGGAATCGCAAGAGGAAATTACTGAAGCGAAAATTTAAGAATCTGCGGAAGGTTTTTCGTCGGCATATGAAGTTGCAGTTTAGAAAATTTGTAGTAATGCAGATAGAAGCCAGAAACAGGGAAAAGAAGATTATGGAATGCTGGATGGAGAAAGCTAATTCTGGCACTCTTGAACAATCTTTTGATGAACTTCCTTTGTCAGAAACTGGATTCAAGCTGAGGAAATTCAAGTTTCATGAACCGTGTGAAAGTGGTTGTTCTGAAGAACTTAGCGGATCAGCAGAATCATTTGAAGAAGGCATGCTTTTCGACCAGGAAGAGTCAGATTCTCAATCAGGTTACAAAAGTTTTGTGGAGTTCTATGGACCGGTCGAACCAGATTATGGTACTTCGGCAACATTTCAGCCTGTAGGGGAAGATAACTCCATTCCTTTAGTTGGTGGGGCTGAAGAGGTCATGGGAACTACAGCTTCTCAGCCAAATGACACACAG ATGTTGGAGTCACCTGAAGCAAGcgaaaaaactcaaatttctcAGCCAAATGACACACAGATGTTAGAGTCGCCTGAAGCAAGTGAAAAAACTCCAACTTCTCAGCCAAATGACACGCAGATGTTGGAGTCGCCTGAAGCAAGTGAAAAAACTCCAGTTTCTCAGGCAAATGACACAGAAATATTGTCCGAAACGAGTGAGCCAGATTCTAGGTTATTTACAACAACCCAACGAAGTGGGGAAGAAAACATGCATCAAGCGTCCGAAACTCCCGTTTCTCGGTCTAATAAAACAAATGCTGAATTAAAGGAGTATGAGGATGTGAATCATAATTCACCAGGAGTGGTTGAAGTTGGAAAGGAGAACGGAAGTACGAGTCCTAATTGTGCTTCTGTGCCAGATGCATGTTCCCACAGACGCAAAGAGATTCTTCTTTTTGGTCATGTTCTGGGTAGTGCCGGATGTCATCAACCTGCATCATCATCTGATCAG CTTCCTCCATCTAATAACCTAACCTCAGCTACAAATGCTCACCTAATCACACCTGAAGCTGGAAGTACTGATAAAAGGCCagagaatcaaatagaaaacTCCTTGCAATTTGCAGAGTTGTTGAGTCAAATTCCTATGGTAGCCACAGCTACTCGTCTTGAGCAACAATATCAGCGCCCTCTGCGAACAACTATTAATCCACAACAACCAACTGCTGTTATACCACCAGCAAGAGCAGAGTCGGAATATCTCGGGCTCTCCGATGTTCTACTTCGACCTCAAGAAGGGTCTTCTACTAATGTGCTGCAAACTGAGATGATAATGTTAACGAACTTAAATAGCTTGATTGCCCAGAGGCATGAACATAAG ACTCTACAACTTCAATCAGCATGCGAGGCGGAGATAGCTAAGGTAAGACAAGAGTATAATGGACTGATGCATGACGCTGAGGCAGAATTCACAAAGTGCAAAAAGAATCTTGAGATGATTTGTGACAAAATTTGCCAGCATCAGATTTTAACTAAGGAAATCCAGGAAATACTTCGTAAAAACATAGTGAACATCTCAGATGCTACTACAG GTTCAGGTTTGAGCTCTCTGCAGCAATCTACTACCGAATCGCAGATGCAAGTCACACAATGTCCAGCATCTATACCAATCATGCCTTCTACAACGACATTGCCAATGCCCAACATGGACCTATCTTCGAGCCCACCTCCACTTCAATTACAACAGCACTTTGGCCCATCATCGACTGTGCCTTCTCCAATGGCTTCGGCACTACCCAACATGGGCCCAACTTCGAGCCCAAGTCCACTTCAATCACAACTGCGCTCAGGCCCATCATCGACCTTGCCTTCTACGACGGCTTTGTCAGTAGACTCAGTACCCAATGCTAGCCCATCTTCGAGCCAAGCTCCACTTCAATTACAACAGGTCTTGGGCCCATCATCAACCTTGCCTTCTACAACGGTGTCGGCGCTACCCAACATGGTCCCATCGTCCAGCCCAACGCAGCTTCGATTATTTCAGCACTCAGGCCTATCGTCGACCTCGCCTTCTACGGCAGCTTCGTTGCTACCCAACACGGGCCGATCATGGAGCCCAACATTTCAATTACAACAGCGCTCAGGCGAGCCTCCTACAGCAG CTTTGTGGCTACCCAACCCGGCCCCATCTTCGAGCTCAACTCCCCTTCAATCACAACAGCTCTCAGGCCCATCGTCGACTTTGCCTTCTACAGTGGCTCCATTGCTGCCCAACACAGGCGTATCTTCGATCCCAACTCCACTTCAATTACAACAGTTCTCGGGCCCATCATCAACCTTGCCTTCAACAATGGCTTCGTCGCTACCGGACATGGTCCCATCTTCGAGACCAACTCCATCTCGATTACGACGGCGCTCGGGCCCATTGTCAACTTTGCCTTCTACAATGGCTTTGCCGCTATCCAACATAGACCCATCTTCTAGCCAAACTTCGCGTCGATTACGACAGCGCTCAGGCCCATCGTCGACGTTTCCTTCTACAACGGATTTGCCGCTACCGAACGTTGCCCCATTTTCAAGCCCAACTTTACTTCAAGCACAACGGCTTTCAGGCCCATTGTCGGCCTTGCCTTCTACAATGCCTTCGTTACCCAACATGGGCTTATCGTCGAGCTTAACTCCACCACAATTACAACAGCTCTCAGGCCTATCATCGACCTTGACTTCTACAACAGCTTCATTGCTACCCAACATGGGCCCATTTTCGATCCAAACTGGCCAATTGTTGGCTGCATCTCCTTCGGTCCAACCGATATCAGAGGCCCAGCTCTTTGCCGCAGTCTTCAATAGCCAAATGAGAGCCCACCCTAATGTGATGCTTTCTGCAGGTGGAGTGATTATTCGTGCTCCGGCACCTCATCTTCACCCCTCAAGGCCTTTGCCATCGCAGGATTTTCGTCATTTGCGGCATTCCCCAAATTGA